CTGCGCGTAGCTGACATCCAGATATTCCATGGGCCAACTGCTACGCCAAACCAGGAATAGATTATTATCAGCAAAGTTGTACGATGCTACCACATCTTCATCATCATGCTCACTATCTAGAACATAGATAATGTCCGACCAGTAAACGGCAGATGAAGAAGAAACGAGGAAGAGAATACCTAGGCTTATCAGTTTGAAGCGCATCGTGATTCAATTCCTAATCACTCACCACACCCATAAGATAGTACAAAAATCCCACCAAAACAAGTACTGGAGGGATGCAATCCCTCCAGCCTGCATCCTGTTGACGAAACCTGGCTCAAGGAGCGTTTGTATGCCCTGCGTCGTAGTGGTACTGCCCCCACTCTATGTCATTGGCGTCGCCGTCCAACTCAAGGGCAACTATTTTGTCCCCTGCAGTAAAGACCAACTCAGCTTTGTCGTCTCCGTCAATATCGCCGATCGCCGCCATCCTGGACTACCTGCCCACCGAGGACGACCCGGAGCAGAGGTTGCAGGCCTACATCGGGCTGGAGGATATAAACAGGCCGATTCCGCTGGAGCGCCTCCTTCCCCTGTTGGAGAACGAGGGCGACCCGTGGACGTTGAGTTACATCCTCCACCTCGTGCCCGACGGGTACGACGAGGGCGCCGCGGCCGTCCTGGCCCGTAGAATCGAGGCGGAATACGGCCCGCGGGTGGACGGTTCGCACCCGATGTTCCTGCCGGAGAACGCCACTTCCTCTTCATCCAACGACTACGAGTATAGCAACTTCAACCGCAGCTACGCCGCCCTCATGCGGAAGCTGACCCGGGTTGCGCCGGAGACCGCCCACCCGATTCTGCTCGACATCTACCACAACGACCCCGTGGAGGAGTCCCGCGAAACGGCCTACGGCCTGGCCCTCACCACGGGACAGCCCGGCGTCGTGGAGTTGATCCGCGAGGGGCTGGAGAGCCCGGAGGCCGGAGTGCGGTATCACGCGGTCAAGGCGGCCCCCGAGTTCCTGGGGGATGAAGGTGTGGACATCGTCGCCGCAGCGGTCAACGACCCCGGCTTCGAGGTAAAGCTCGCCGCCATCGGGTGGATTGCGGACCTCCTGGGCCCCGACGCCGCGGATATAATCGCCCCTCAACTGGAGAGCCCGAATAGCCAGATCCGCGACGCGGCGGGAAAGCGCCTGGCCGACTGGGGAGACCCCCGAGCCTTCGACTACTACTACGACCTGTGGGACGGCCGGATTATCAGTCACGTGACGTACTCGATGATTGCCAACCTGGCAAAGTACGACGACCCGCGGGGCTGGGAGGTCATCCGGGAGGTCTGTGAGCTCGGCGGCCGGGCGAACGAGGTCCGCAACGCCTGGCTGCTGCGCACCGAGCACGGGGACCCCGAGGCACGGGAGTTTTTCCTGTCCATCATAGACGAGGAGGAGCCGCGCTTCAGCACATCGGAAGCCCCCTTCGAAGGGCTGCGTTCGTTCACCGACGACGAGGTCCGAGCGGTCATAGAGCGCATAGCCTTCGACGAGACCGGGAACCGGGACCGGCGGTATTACGCCTGGGGGGTCCTGGCCTTCTGGAACGACCCCCGGGCGCGGGACTACTGGCTGGAATGCTTAAATGACAAAGAGAACCCCCTCCGCTATTTAGCGCTTACCTATCTTTCCTATCTCGACGACCCGGAGGTGTGGGAGCTCATCCGCGACGCCGCGGAGAACGACCCGGAAAAATTGGTGAGGTTCCAGGCCCAGGAGCAGCTGGACAAAAGAGAGGGCGAGTAGCCGACTGCCAACGAGATGTAAATTTATATCGAGTGGGCTTTATTAAAGCGTCCTGTAGTGGCAACGTGTGGGGGATCAAAAAAGCGGGGCACAAGCCCCGCCTTATTTTCAGCGGCACGGGGAATCGCTGTATACCAACACTGGTGGATTGTGTGACCACTAAACGAATGAGGTCGGTAACCATCCCCCTTATCATAACCATCAGCAAGTAGAGGTCAATGGCGGTTACCTCATAAAGCTGCAGGATAAACTTGCAGCCCCCGATGATCACCCGAAGTGTAACTTAAAATTTTTAGAATGTGATACCTACAGAAACACCGATGGTTAAAAATGAATAACCGTCTATATAATCATATGATATTGTAACTAAACCACCTGGTAAAAGACCTTGATCCTGGTTGCTGAAATAATTCGTAGCTCCTATATAAGCAGTATAGTATAAACTTGATGCATCCGTTAGCAAACCTGCACCAAGAATAAAGTTATTGAAAAATATTAACTCATTCATTATACCAAATCCAGTAAAACTAATTTCATTGTAATACCCATCAACGTTGATTGATGAGATAGAAGGTCCTAGAGAATATCTAAACCAATCACAATCGGCAAGCACCTTTTGAAAAGAACACTTAGCGTATATCCCATGGAAATCTATTTGTAAATTTTCATCAACAGGATTAATGGCATAAAGCAGAAACAGTGGACAATTGAATGTAAACTCACCGATTGCATATTCATCTTCGTTGCCCACTCTACATTCTAAACCGATATAGTTGGTTATATAAAATTTGTCCTCATCTACATTGTCACCAAAATGCAACCGTCCGGTAAACCCTATCGGAACAGTAAGGCTGAATCCCGCAGATACAATCTGCACAATTAATCCTATTAGTATGAAAAAGACGCTGTATTTCATAGTGTACCTTTAGTTTAACAAAATTACTCACCCAATTTATGAATTGGAGATTCGTACTTGGGTTCATATAACTGGAAGAAGTGCTGCGTAAAGTCATCATATTGTAGTGCAAAACCAACCACATCAAAGCTTATCTGAAATCCTGTCCAAAAGGCGCCCCAACCAGGATTAGCGGTATTAGCAAACATCCCAAAAACATTTCCAGCAGCTGAAAGGCCAAGGCCCGCTATACCATGATGAATAAACATCGGTAAAGCACCTTCTAAACCGCTGAAGGAAGGGTTGCGCATGGTAAGATTGCAGTTTTGCAGACTGTTCATAATAATAGATGAATAGTTGCTGAATGAATTCCAGGAAAATTCTTGAAGTGAGAATAAACTTGATGAAAAGCCACCTGTAAGTAACATGATCTGATTAGTAGCTCCCGTAACTAAACCTGCAAGAAACCCTGACATCAAACCTTCACCAAAGTCAATATTCTCATTGAATAATGATGCGACTCCGCCAATAACCATGCCAGTCATCGCGTCGAGGAAAATGCTTAACGGGTTCAACCCGAGGAACCACGACCAGAAAAACTTGCCGTTAGGGTCTACAAACCGTATCGGATTATTCCCCGCGTACGGGTAGCGGTTAATAGCTATCGGGCTTTTGTCGTACTCGAAGTCCGCCGGGTCGCGGGAGAGGAACCGCCCCGTGTACGGGTCGTAGTACCGCGCCTGGGCGTAGTAGTGCTCGAAAACGTCCCCGTCCGAATAGTACCCCGTGAACTGGATGGGGTTCTCCCACGCGCCGGGGCACACCGGGACGTTGCTGTCCGGCCGGCCGAAGGACTCGTAACTCCCCGTCCACAGAATCCGCTGACCGGGCTTGAGCGGCACCTCAGGCGGCACGGAGAGCACCGGCTGGGCCACCACGGCCACCGTCGAGCCCAGGTGGTCCTTCAGGTGCCACCCCAGCTCGTACCCGCCCCACCCGCGGTAGTCGTAGTCTATCGTGCAAACCACTCCGTTCGCGTCGTTGACGTACTCCCGCATGGCTCAATTATAAACGAAAACAGGGTCCGGTTTCGGACCCCATCTATTCGTGTGGCAGCGGCACGGTGCGAACCAGACACCATCGGCTCCCTCCAATCCGATGGCGGCCCGGACGTCGTGGCCCCGGTCGCGCGCCTTGCGCCGGGGTCCGGGGCGGGGCGTAAAAAAACCCGCCGGAGCGGGTTGCCAGCCGATACGGCGCATCACTCGGATTCCAAATCGTCGCCCGGCCTCCGTTCGATGGTTTCCGGCGGAGCCGGAGCGGGTCCCTCCTTCGTCCCCACGGCCAGACCCGAGGCGGTGGCGAAGTACACCGTGTTGGCCGTCTCGTCGTATGCGCAGTCCAGCATCACCGGGTCCAACAGTCCCTCCTGGACGCCGTGGTGCTCCCAGACGTTGGTGGCGAAGACGTAGTAGATTGCGCCCCCCTCGGAGGCGGCCCAGATGGAGCCCTCGCCCATTCCGATGCCGTTGACCCGGTCCCAGGCGCCGCCGTTCATCACCTCGTTGAATGTCTCCCCGCCGTCGGTGGAGCGCCAGAGCCCGAGACCGTCCGTGGATACCCAGACGTAGTCGCCCGAGGCGGCCACGCGGCGGAAGGGGTCGTAGCTGGCGCGGATGATCCACTCGTCCCTCTCGCGCAGGTACTGGGCCAGATAGCCCCGCTTGTCCGGGGAGACGGCCCAGACGGAGCTCTCCGTGATGGTGACGTCGGAGACCGTCCGATAACCGCTCTCCTTCCCCATCAGCGGGTCGAGCTGGGTAAAGGTGACCGAGCGGGTCGGGTCGAAGGCGGAGGAATGCAGGAGCCCCTGGTCGGTGGCGATGTAAGCCTCGCCGGTGAGGCTGGCGGCGCCGTGGCAGACCCAGCCGCCGTCCCTGGCGGGCAGGCCCGCCGCGGTCCAGCGGTGGCCGATGTCCGACGAATAGACCGCCCCGTCACCCAGCGCCCAGAGCACCCCGTCGGTAAAGACCACCCGGCTCAGGTTCGGTGGCAGCAGCGGGTCTTCCACCGCGACGTAGCGCCCCTCCTGGCGTTTTATCAGGCGACCGCCCCCGACGACCCACAGCCCCTCCGGGGTCAGCGCGACGGAGACGAGCCCCTCCGCTGGGAGTCCGGCCTCGGGGCCCACCAGCTTCCAGGTGAAACCCTTGGTGACCACGTGGGCCTGATCCGGGGTCAGCTCCGCGTGCTCGGAGATGGGCTGCGAGTCTTCGCCGCAGCCCGAGAACACCGGGAGGACGAGCGCCGGGATGAGGGGGATGAGTCTGCGCATGGGCGGGGTTTATTCCTCTCCGAGGAGCTCCTCGTAAGCGGCGACATCGTTGAGGTCGTCCATCTCCGCCGGGTCGTCCGGCTTGACCTTAATCAGCCATCCGCTCCCGTGCGGGTCGTCGTTGACCTTCTTGGGCTCTTCCACGGCCGCCATGTTGATCTCGGTCACCTCGCCGGAGATGGGGGCGATGATGTCGTTGGCGGCCTTGACGCTCTCCACGACGCCGCACTCGCCTCCCGCCTCGATCCGGTCACCCACGTCGGGCAGCTCGAGGTAGACGAGCTCGCCCAGTTGATGGGCGGCGTAATCGGTGATGCCGATCGTCGCCTCTTCCGGGTCGAAGATCACCCATTCGTGGGTATCGGTGTACTTCCTGTCATCGGGGTAGGACACTCTGACTTCCTCCTTCGACGGCCCGCCGCGGTACGGCGGGTCGGAATATCGGTTCACGCACCAATGCCGCCCGCTACTTGCGGGTTCCGTCCTTGTAGAAGGGTGGCTTGACCACGACGGCCCGACGGGATTTTTCCCGGATGTCCACGGAGAGCTCGGAGCCCGGCGCGCGGTGTGACGACGCGAGATAGGCCAGACCTATCGCCTTGCCCAGGGAGGGCGACATCGTCCCCGAGGTTACCTCGCCGATCTCTTTGTCGCCGTCTAAGCACTTGGCGTGCTGCCGGGCGATGCCGCGCTCGATCATCTCGAAGCAGACGAGGCGGCGGCCGGGTTTGGCCTCTTTAATCTTGACCAGGGCGTCGCGGCCGATGAAGTCGTCCTTCTCCAGTTTCACCGTCCAGGCCAGCCCCGCCTCGAGGGGGTTGGTGGTCTTGTCAATGTCGTTGCCGTAGAGGCAGTACTTCATCTCGAGGCGGAGGGTGTCGCGGGCGCCCAGGCCGATGGGCCTGCCCCCAAGCTCCTCCGTTTTCGGCCACAGGGCGCGCCAGACGGTCACGGCGTGCGCGTTGGGGATGTAGATTTCGAAGCCGTCCTCGCCGGTGTAACCGGTGCGCGAGAGAAGCAGGTCCTTCACCCCGGCGACCGTCCCCACGGCGAACTCGTAGAAGCCGATGGGCTCCAGGGGGATGTCGGTCACCGACCGGACCACCTCCTCGGCCAGGGGGCCCTGGACGGCGATGAGGGTGGTCTCGTCGCTCTTGTTTGTAACCTTGAGCCCCTTGGGGGCGTGTTGGGTGACCCACTCCCAGTCCTTGTCCACGCAGGCCCCGTTCACCACGGTCAGTATCCGCTCCTCGCCGAAGCGATAGACCAGGAGGTCGTCCACGATGCCGCCGTCGGGATAGCACATCGGGGTGTAGAGGACCTGGCCGTCTTTGGCGGCGGCCACGTCGTTGGTCACCAGGCGGTTGACGAAGGCGAGGGCGCCCGGGCCCTCGTACCAGAACTCGCCCATGTGGGTCAGGTCGAAGAGGCCCACCTTGGCGCGGACGGTGCGGTGCTCCTCGTTGATGGAGGTGTACTGGACGGGCAGCTCGTAGCCGGCGAACTCGATCATCTGGCCGCCGAGCTCGTGGTGGATGGCGTTGAGCGCGGTTTTTTTCATCGGATCCCCGATTTTTTGTAAAAAGGCAGGGCTAGTTTAGGGAGCCCGCGGGTCGCTGTCAAGCGTCATTTCGTGGGATTTTAAGCCGGTGCCGGAGGTGGGCGACGGACACCGCGCCGGCCAGCTTCAAGAGGTCCGGGGCGACGAAGGGCAGGACTCCGGCCGAAAAGGCGGCCCCGGCGTCCCCGATCCACACCGCCAGCCAGACGTACCCGAAGAGGTAGATGGTGGCGATGCCCGCCAGGCCGTTCAAAATGAGGGCGGGGAGCTTATCGCCCAGTTTATCTTTGACCAGGCCCATCACCCCGGCGGCGGCGAGGAAGCCGACCAGATACCCCCCGGACGGCCCGGCGAAGGCGATCCAGCCGTTCGCCCCCCAGGCGAAGACCGGCGCCCCGGTGAGCCCCAGCGCCAGGTACGCCCCCACCGACGAGAGCGCGAGCCAGGAGGGGGTCGCCAGTCCCAGGACCAGCACCACCAGCACCTGCCAGGTCACCGGCACCGGCGTGGGGGTGAAGGGGTGGGGGAAGGCCAGCCAGGCGCTCGCCGTCAGCGCCCCCACGGCCAGGAGCGCCGGGAGGGCGTAATTCAACGGCCGGGGGAGCGCGCGAGTCTCCGTGTGCGTTGCTCGGTCCACCTTACTCCTTCCCGAAGCGAATCAGTACTCGCCCTTCGGGGGCCAGCGGGTCTCCAGCCAGCCCCGCTCCTGCCAGTAGGCGTGGTCACCCTTAAAGAGCTTGCGGTTGCGCTGGATCAAATCGCGCAGGAATCGGTGCTGGGCCGCGTGGAGCCCCAGCTTGGGGTACTTCCGCTTCTCCCGGACCGCCAGAACCAGTTCCTCCCCCAACCGCCGGGCTCTCGCAAAGAGCGCCTCGCCGTCGTTGGGCCGGGAGTAAACCATGAAAACCCCCGCCAGCTCGCCGACGAGGTCGTACCCCAGCATTTCGCAGCAGGTGCCCAGGTAGCGGGCCACCTCCTGCTCCCCCATCCCGGCGGAGGTGGCCACCGCCACGGCGTGCTTCCCGGTCATCTCCGGCCGGTGCAGGAGCGCCATGGAGCGGTCGAGGAAAGCCTTAAGCTGGGCGGTGACGCTGAAAATGAAAACGGGGCCGGCGAGCACCAGGGCGTCGGCGGAGCGCATTTCCGCGTGGAGCGCGGCCACGTCGTCCTTTATGGGACACGGCTCCCCGGCCAGGCACAGGGCCGTGGCGTTGCAGGGGCGGACGTCCATCCGGGCGACGTACCGCTCGACCACCTCGCCGTCCGCCTCGCGCCAGGGCTTCGTGAGCTCGGCGGTGAGGCCCGCCGTGTTCCCCCCGGCGGCGTGGGGCGAGCCGTTTATCACCAGAAGTCTCATCGTCCACCTCCCAGGGGCGCTCAAACGCCCATATCCTAACCGACCTTGACGACGCTGGCAACCCTCCACCCGTATCAGAAAGGGCGGGGATTCACCCCGCCCGGTTGGTTTAAAACATCCAACCCGCCTCGCCGTCCACTTTTTAGTCCCAGACGACCTCCTCGGGATTCAGGCAGTGTTTACAAGCCACCTTCCCCGCCGTCACAAAGTCCTGAGCTTTGAGAACGCAGACGATGTTCCGGAGCTTGATTCGTTCCGTATGACCGCAACCGGGACGATGATAGCAGTCCTCGTCGTCGCTGGCCACGTAGACCGCCGAAAGCCCGTCGTCGTCGGTCAGTTCGGGATCGAAAAGCCCGCGTTCCTCAGTAAACGCATCGTACATCAGGCTCCGATAATAGTCGTGGCGGGCGCAGTTGGGCAGATAACGCCAAGCCACGGCCCAACCGGAGCGGACCATCTCGGCGCCGACGTCTTTGCCGTCATCCGTTCCGACGTAGGCCAGCCAGCGCCAAGGGCTGGCGCCGTCCCGTTCGTCCAGGTCCGGCGTCAACAAGACCAGGGTTTCTGGCGGCAGCAGTTTCTCCAACTCCTGTTTCGCCTCCTCGTAACCGAGTCGTCCGCGTTCCGGTGTGTCCAAGCCGATAAGCCTTACACGGTACTTGCACTCATCAGGATTATTAGCATCTGTAGCGATACCAGGTAAGGCTTCTATTGCAAAGGTGTCGCCGTCAATCACTCGCGCGATCGTCACCGGCTTGACGGGAAAGG
This bacterium DNA region includes the following protein-coding sequences:
- the gcvT gene encoding glycine cleavage system aminomethyltransferase GcvT; this translates as MKKTALNAIHHELGGQMIEFAGYELPVQYTSINEEHRTVRAKVGLFDLTHMGEFWYEGPGALAFVNRLVTNDVAAAKDGQVLYTPMCYPDGGIVDDLLVYRFGEERILTVVNGACVDKDWEWVTQHAPKGLKVTNKSDETTLIAVQGPLAEEVVRSVTDIPLEPIGFYEFAVGTVAGVKDLLLSRTGYTGEDGFEIYIPNAHAVTVWRALWPKTEELGGRPIGLGARDTLRLEMKYCLYGNDIDKTTNPLEAGLAWTVKLEKDDFIGRDALVKIKEAKPGRRLVCFEMIERGIARQHAKCLDGDKEIGEVTSGTMSPSLGKAIGLAYLASSHRAPGSELSVDIREKSRRAVVVKPPFYKDGTRK
- a CDS encoding HEAT repeat domain-containing protein, whose protein sequence is MSPAVKTNSALSSPSISPIAAILDYLPTEDDPEQRLQAYIGLEDINRPIPLERLLPLLENEGDPWTLSYILHLVPDGYDEGAAAVLARRIEAEYGPRVDGSHPMFLPENATSSSSNDYEYSNFNRSYAALMRKLTRVAPETAHPILLDIYHNDPVEESRETAYGLALTTGQPGVVELIREGLESPEAGVRYHAVKAAPEFLGDEGVDIVAAAVNDPGFEVKLAAIGWIADLLGPDAADIIAPQLESPNSQIRDAAGKRLADWGDPRAFDYYYDLWDGRIISHVTYSMIANLAKYDDPRGWEVIREVCELGGRANEVRNAWLLRTEHGDPEAREFFLSIIDEEEPRFSTSEAPFEGLRSFTDDEVRAVIERIAFDETGNRDRRYYAWGVLAFWNDPRARDYWLECLNDKENPLRYLALTYLSYLDDPEVWELIRDAAENDPEKLVRFQAQEQLDKREGE
- a CDS encoding biotin transporter BioY, translated to MDRATHTETRALPRPLNYALPALLAVGALTASAWLAFPHPFTPTPVPVTWQVLVVLVLGLATPSWLALSSVGAYLALGLTGAPVFAWGANGWIAFAGPSGGYLVGFLAAAGVMGLVKDKLGDKLPALILNGLAGIATIYLFGYVWLAVWIGDAGAAFSAGVLPFVAPDLLKLAGAVSVAHLRHRLKIPRNDA
- a CDS encoding flavodoxin family protein produces the protein MRLLVINGSPHAAGGNTAGLTAELTKPWREADGEVVERYVARMDVRPCNATALCLAGEPCPIKDDVAALHAEMRSADALVLAGPVFIFSVTAQLKAFLDRSMALLHRPEMTGKHAVAVATSAGMGEQEVARYLGTCCEMLGYDLVGELAGVFMVYSRPNDGEALFARARRLGEELVLAVREKRKYPKLGLHAAQHRFLRDLIQRNRKLFKGDHAYWQERGWLETRWPPKGEY
- the gcvH gene encoding glycine cleavage system protein GcvH, with the translated sequence MSYPDDRKYTDTHEWVIFDPEEATIGITDYAAHQLGELVYLELPDVGDRIEAGGECGVVESVKAANDIIAPISGEVTEINMAAVEEPKKVNDDPHGSGWLIKVKPDDPAEMDDLNDVAAYEELLGEE
- a CDS encoding thermonuclease family protein — protein: MSEKPLRGWASRLILCFTIILAFPWGFDVNAAERIPFPVKPVTIARVIDGDTFAIEALPGIATDANNPDECKYRVRLIGLDTPERGRLGYEEAKQELEKLLPPETLVLLTPDLDERDGASPWRWLAYVGTDDGKDVGAEMVRSGWAVAWRYLPNCARHDYYRSLMYDAFTEERGLFDPELTDDDGLSAVYVASDDEDCYHRPGCGHTERIKLRNIVCVLKAQDFVTAGKVACKHCLNPEEVVWD
- a CDS encoding RHS repeat-associated core domain-containing protein — encoded protein: MREYVNDANGVVCTIDYDYRGWGGYELGWHLKDHLGSTVAVVAQPVLSVPPEVPLKPGQRILWTGSYESFGRPDSNVPVCPGAWENPIQFTGYYSDGDVFEHYYAQARYYDPYTGRFLSRDPADFEYDKSPIAINRYPYAGNNPIRFVDPNGKFFWSWFLGLNPLSIFLDAMTGMVIGGVASLFNENIDFGEGLMSGFLAGLVTGATNQIMLLTGGFSSSLFSLQEFSWNSFSNYSSIIMNSLQNCNLTMRNPSFSGLEGALPMFIHHGIAGLGLSAAGNVFGMFANTANPGWGAFWTGFQISFDVVGFALQYDDFTQHFFQLYEPKYESPIHKLGE